Proteins from one Nerophis lumbriciformis linkage group LG16, RoL_Nlum_v2.1, whole genome shotgun sequence genomic window:
- the LOC133617330 gene encoding uncharacterized protein, with protein sequence MEREERKKSVRPLRGVEEDGRERDGDGEGGRERERKSERERKGERERKRERDRGKERERRGKERESEKVRERGNERKRERGRERERKRERKKRESGKERKRKRERGKRQREEERKRGKERQSRRAREEKRERITAEEREEGRDREEERAEEREKKREREIKRERKKDRERKRAGDRERERERGGGGKERGKADQQSRPCASAASEEEPGGGELNAAATDEAGAHGTARLWADEEEACDGCLCGR encoded by the exons ATGGAGCGAGAGGAGCGTAAGAAGAGCGTGCGGCCGCTGAGAGGTGTAGAAGAGGatgggagagagagagatggagatggagagggagggagagagagagagaggaagagcgagagagagaggaagggagagagagagaggaaaagagagagagacagaggaaAAGAGAGAGAAAGGAGAGGAAAGGAGAGAGAGAGTGAAAAAGTGAGAGAGAGAGGAaacgagagaaagagagagagaggaagggagagagagaggaagagagagagaaagaagagAGAGAGCggaaaagaaagaaagaggaagagagagagaggaaaaagACAGAGAGAGGAAGAGAGAAAGAGAGGAAAAGAGAGGCAGAGCAGAAGAGCGAGAGAGGAAAAGAGAGAGAGGATAACAGCGGAAGAGAGAGAGGAAGGGAGAGACAGAGAGGAAGAGAGAGCGGAAGAGAGAGAGAAGAAAAGAGAGCGAGAGATAAAGAGAGAGAGGAAAAAAGACAGAGAGAGGAAAAGAGcgggagacagagagagagagagagagagaggggggggggggaaagagaGAGGAAAA GCCGACCAACAGTCCAGGCCATGTGCCTCTGCAGCCAGCGAGGAAGAGCCAGGcggcggcgagttgaacgccgcagCAACTGACGAGGCGGGCGCCCACGGAACAGCCCGTCTCTGGGCCGATGAGGAGGAGGCGTGTGATGGCTGCTTGTGCGGCAGGTAA